Genomic window (Cryptosporangium phraense):
CCGCCACCCGCTCCGGCGGCGATGCCGCCGCCGGCGCTGTCACCCGCTCCGGCGACGTCGTCGTCGCCCGTACCGGCGGGGACCGGTTCGCGCTCGTGGTCCCGGCCTCCGCGGCCGACACCCTCGCGCTCCTCGAACGCTTCCGGGCCGACGACCGGACGCCATTCTCGGCCGGCGTCGCCGGCTGGCGGCCCGGCGACACCCCCGCGACGCTCTGCGGACGGGCCGACGCAGCCCTCGACGAGGCCCGGCGAGCTGGCGGAAGCCGGATCTTCTGCAGCGCCGACACGGCCGCCGACGACTGGGCCGAGATGGCGGCCGCATTGAGCGCCGGCGAGTTCACGGTCGCCTACCAGCCGATCACCGACCTCAGCTCGGGCGCGGTCACCGGCGCCGAGGCCCTGATCCGCTGGACGCGGCCCGGCCGTGGCCCGGTCCCGCCGATCGACTTCATCCCGCGGGCCGAGCGCAGCGGGTTCATCGTCGAGCTCGGGCGGTTCGTGCTCGAGACGGCCTGCCGGGAGGCCGCGACCTGGACCCGGGCCGTCCCGGCCAAGGTCACGGTCAACGTCTCGGGCCGCGAGCTGCACCGGCACGACTACTACGAGCAGGTCACCGAGGTGCTGATCGCGACCGGGCTGCCGCCGGAGCGGCTGGTGCTGGAGGTGACCGAGAGCATGCTCGAGGCCGACTCCCCGGTCGCGCTGACGACCCTGCACCGGCTCCGGGCGCTCGGCATCCGGATCGCGATCGACGACTTCGGCACCGGCTGGTCGTCGCTCAGCCGGCTCGACCACCTGCCCGCCGACATCCTGAAGATCGACCGGTCGTTCGTCGCCGCGATCCCGCCCGAGGCGACCTCGGCGCCGCTGATCGCCGCGATCACCGCGCTGGCCGCCGCGCTGGGGCTGCGCACGGTCGGCGAGGGCGTCGAGGAGGTGCACCAGGCCGCACTGCTCGCGCGCCACGGGTGCGACGAGGGCCAGGGCTGGCTGCACGGACGCCCGGGCGACGGCGCGATCATCCGGCAAGCCCTGCTCGGACGCTCCACCGCCGACCCGACCCAGCGGACGGTCCCTGTCCGCCCCCGCTAGGCCACTCCCGGCGCGTATCCGAAGCCCCCGAGGGGTAAAGCAACTCTCTGTCCGTGCGTATCCACTCATCGTTGAGAGGTGCCACCATGGCAGATTTCGACCACTACCGAGCCACAGTAGACACCCAAACCGGCCCGGCCAGCGTCATAGACACCGGCGGCGACGGAACCCCGGCCCTCTTCATCCACGGCGTCGGCACGAGCAGCTACCTCTGGCGCAACGTCGTCGCCGCCCTCGACGGCGAGCACCGCTGCGTCGCACTCGACCTGCCCCTGCACGGCCGGACCCCGGCCGCACCCCGGCAGGACTTCACGCTCCCGGCCCTGGCCGATTTCGTCACCGGCTGCTGCGACGCACTGGGCCTGGACCGCGTCGACCTGGTCGCGAACGACACCGGCGGCGCGGTCGCGCAGATCTTCGCCGCCCGCAATCCCGACCGGCTCGCCTCGCTCACGCTGACGAACTGCGAGGCCCACGACAACGTGCCGCCGACCGCGTTCCTGCCCACGGTGCTGCTGGCCAGGGCCGGCATGCTCGCCCGCACCGGGCCGCGCCTGCTGCACGACGTCGACAAGGCCCGGAAGCGGGTCTACGGCATCGGGTACCAGGACGTGCAGAACCTCCCGACCGACATCGT
Coding sequences:
- a CDS encoding putative bifunctional diguanylate cyclase/phosphodiesterase, translating into ATRSGGDAAAGAVTRSGDVVVARTGGDRFALVVPASAADTLALLERFRADDRTPFSAGVAGWRPGDTPATLCGRADAALDEARRAGGSRIFCSADTAADDWAEMAAALSAGEFTVAYQPITDLSSGAVTGAEALIRWTRPGRGPVPPIDFIPRAERSGFIVELGRFVLETACREAATWTRAVPAKVTVNVSGRELHRHDYYEQVTEVLIATGLPPERLVLEVTESMLEADSPVALTTLHRLRALGIRIAIDDFGTGWSSLSRLDHLPADILKIDRSFVAAIPPEATSAPLIAAITALAAALGLRTVGEGVEEVHQAALLARHGCDEGQGWLHGRPGDGAIIRQALLGRSTADPTQRTVPVRPR
- a CDS encoding alpha/beta fold hydrolase, with translation MADFDHYRATVDTQTGPASVIDTGGDGTPALFIHGVGTSSYLWRNVVAALDGEHRCVALDLPLHGRTPAAPRQDFTLPALADFVTGCCDALGLDRVDLVANDTGGAVAQIFAARNPDRLASLTLTNCEAHDNVPPTAFLPTVLLARAGMLARTGPRLLHDVDKARKRVYGIGYQDVQNLPTDIVRANLTPLIGTQDAAREFQRFLTSLRARDLLAVEAELSRLEVPTLIVWGTADIFFRRKWAYWLRTTIPGATGVVEVPGGKLFFPDERANELVEALRRHWS